From Motacilla alba alba isolate MOTALB_02 chromosome 20, Motacilla_alba_V1.0_pri, whole genome shotgun sequence, the proteins below share one genomic window:
- the EIF6 gene encoding eukaryotic translation initiation factor 6 codes for MAVRASFENNNELGCFAKLTNAYCLVAIGGSENFYSVFEGELFGTIPVVHASIAGCRIIGRMCVGNRHGLLVPSSTTDQELQHIRNSLPDSVRIQRVEERLSALGNVTTCNDYVALVHPDLDRETEEILADVLKVEVFRQTVADQVLVGSYCVFSNQGGIVHPKTSIDDQDELSSLLQVPLVAGTVNRGSEVIAAGMVVNDWCAFCGLDTTSTELSVIESIFRLNEAQPSTIATNMRDSLIDSLT; via the exons ATGGCGGTCCGCGCCAGCTTCGAGAACAACAACGAGCTGGGCTGCTTCGCCAAGCTCACCAACGCCTATTGCCTCGTGGCCATCGGCGGCTCCGAGAACTTCTACAG CGTGTTCGAGGGGGAGCTCTTCGGGACCATCCCGGTGGTTCACGCCTCCATCGCCGGCTGCCGCATCATCGGCAGGATGTGTGTGG GGAACAGGCACGGGCTGCTGGTCCCGAGCAGCACGACAGaccaagagctgcagcacaTCCGGAACAGCCTCCCGGACTCCGTGCGCATCCAGCGCGTGGAGGAGCGGCTGTCAGCCCTGGGCAACGTCACCACCTGCAACGACTACGTGGCTCTGGTCCACCCGGATCTGGACAGG GAGACAGAAGAGATCCTGGCAGATGTGCTGAAGGTGGAGGTGTTCAGACAAACAGTAGCAGACCAGGTGCTGGTTGGAAGTTACTGTGTTTTTAGTAACCAAGGAGGAATTGTGCACCCCAAGACTTCAATCGATGACCAGGATGAGCTGTCTTCTTTGCTGCAGGTTCCACTTGTG GCGGGGACAGTGAACCGCGGCAGCGAGGTGATCGCAGCGGGGATGGTGGTCAACGACTGGTGCGCCTTCTGCGGGCTGGACACCACCAGCACCGAGCTCTCCGTCATCGAGAGCATCTTCAGGCTCAACGAGGCTCAGCCAAGCACCATTGCCACCAACATGAGGGATTCCCTGATTGACAG CCTGACATGA